In Maridesulfovibrio bastinii DSM 16055, a genomic segment contains:
- the rpsT gene encoding 30S ribosomal protein S20: protein MANHKSALKRHRQSLVRNHRNTMVRTRIKNVVKEVRTAVEANDKENASVALTKAVSVLDKAASKKVIHARCAARRISRLQTAVNKLS from the coding sequence TTGGCGAATCACAAGTCCGCACTTAAAAGGCACCGTCAGAGCTTGGTCCGTAATCATCGTAACACAATGGTTCGTACCCGTATTAAAAACGTAGTTAAAGAAGTTCGTACCGCTGTTGAAGCAAATGATAAAGAAAATGCTTCAGTTGCTCTGACCAAGGCTGTCTCAGTTCTTGATAAGGCTGCTTCTAAGAAAGTTATACACGCTCGTTGTGCTGCTCGTAGAATTTCACGTCTTCAGACTGCAGTAAATAAGCTTTCCTAG